One genomic region from Pyrobaculum islandicum DSM 4184 encodes:
- a CDS encoding CDC48 family AAA ATPase: MSSEITLKVAEARSRDVGRSIVRIPVRIMRKLGIEPGDYVEIVGRKSAYAQVWPAYPEDEDKDVIRMDGIIRQNAGVGIGDTVKVRKAVLKSAQRVVLAPTEPVRVDPEYLKKQILLGKPVARGQAIDVPFYGGAIRFVVVQVQPGPAAYVSIDTEVTVREEPVKETELSIPRVTWEDIGDLEDAKQKIRELVELPLRHPELFKHLGIEPPKGILLIGPPGTGKTLLAKAVANEANAYFVAINGPEIMSKYYGESEARLREIFEEAKKNAPAIIFIDEIDAIAPKREEVTGEVEKRVVAQLLTLMDGLQERGQVIVIGATNRPDAIDPALRRPGRFDREIHIPMPDKRARREILAVHTRNMPLCTKADVESGICAPGDEVDLDKIAEMTHGYTGADLAALAKEAAMAALRKAMNKGIINIEQDVIPQEVLNKLKVGMSDFLEAMKYVHPTVLREVIIEVPEVHWDDIGGYDTIKQELREIVEWPMKYKHYFDELGVEPPKGILLFGPPGVGKTLFAKAVATESGANFIAVRGPELLSKWVGESEKAIREIFKKARMAAPCVIFFDEIDSIAPARGSRLGDSGVTDRMVNQLLAEMDGIGTLKNVVVMAATNRPDILDPALLRPGRFDRIIYVPPPDLKARIEILKVHTRKIKLGDDVNLEELAKKTEGYTGADLAALVREAAMLALRETIKEKTPKAKPVSWKHFEEALKRIPPSLTPEDIRRYEEMAKRIKRAVVGL; encoded by the coding sequence ATGTCTAGTGAGATTACTCTGAAAGTTGCCGAAGCTAGGTCGCGCGATGTTGGTAGAAGTATTGTTAGAATCCCTGTGCGTATAATGAGGAAACTCGGCATAGAGCCTGGCGATTATGTAGAAATCGTTGGTAGAAAGTCGGCCTACGCCCAAGTGTGGCCGGCGTATCCGGAGGACGAGGATAAGGACGTCATTAGGATGGACGGCATCATTAGACAGAACGCCGGCGTTGGCATTGGAGATACTGTAAAAGTTAGAAAGGCAGTCTTAAAATCTGCCCAGAGGGTGGTCTTAGCGCCCACAGAGCCTGTCAGAGTAGACCCGGAGTATCTAAAGAAACAGATACTCCTTGGCAAACCAGTGGCCAGGGGACAGGCGATAGACGTACCTTTCTACGGCGGCGCTATTAGATTCGTCGTGGTGCAAGTGCAGCCCGGCCCAGCGGCCTACGTCTCTATAGACACAGAGGTCACAGTACGCGAAGAGCCTGTAAAAGAGACAGAGCTCTCCATTCCGAGGGTCACTTGGGAGGATATTGGTGATTTGGAGGATGCTAAACAGAAGATTCGTGAGCTTGTGGAGCTTCCTCTTAGGCATCCTGAGTTGTTTAAACATTTGGGTATTGAGCCTCCGAAGGGTATCCTCTTGATTGGCCCCCCTGGCACGGGCAAGACTCTCCTCGCCAAGGCTGTGGCTAACGAGGCCAACGCCTACTTCGTCGCTATAAACGGCCCCGAGATCATGTCGAAGTACTACGGCGAGTCTGAGGCGCGGCTTAGGGAGATTTTCGAAGAGGCGAAGAAAAACGCCCCCGCCATAATCTTCATAGACGAGATAGACGCCATAGCCCCCAAACGCGAGGAAGTCACGGGAGAGGTAGAAAAGCGAGTGGTGGCACAACTACTAACCCTAATGGACGGACTACAAGAGAGAGGACAAGTAATAGTAATAGGAGCAACCAACCGCCCAGACGCAATAGACCCAGCACTAAGAAGACCAGGAAGATTCGACAGAGAAATCCACATACCTATGCCAGACAAGAGAGCTAGACGTGAAATTCTGGCGGTGCATACACGCAATATGCCGTTATGTACAAAAGCCGATGTTGAGAGTGGGATTTGTGCGCCAGGTGACGAGGTTGACCTAGATAAAATTGCCGAGATGACCCACGGCTACACCGGCGCGGATCTCGCGGCGCTTGCAAAAGAGGCCGCCATGGCGGCGTTAAGAAAGGCTATGAACAAGGGCATAATTAATATTGAACAAGACGTCATACCACAAGAGGTATTAAATAAGTTAAAGGTAGGTATGTCTGACTTTTTAGAAGCTATGAAATATGTACACCCAACAGTACTAAGGGAGGTAATCATTGAGGTTCCCGAGGTGCATTGGGACGACATCGGGGGATACGACACTATAAAACAGGAGCTGAGAGAGATCGTAGAGTGGCCTATGAAGTACAAACACTACTTCGACGAGTTGGGAGTCGAGCCGCCGAAGGGAATCCTCCTCTTTGGGCCGCCCGGCGTGGGGAAGACACTATTTGCAAAAGCAGTGGCCACGGAATCGGGCGCTAACTTCATCGCCGTCAGAGGCCCCGAGCTTCTCTCAAAGTGGGTCGGCGAGTCTGAGAAAGCCATACGTGAGATCTTTAAGAAAGCCCGCATGGCTGCTCCCTGCGTTATATTCTTTGATGAGATAGACTCAATAGCGCCTGCGAGAGGCTCCAGACTTGGTGATTCTGGAGTCACAGATAGAATGGTCAATCAGCTACTCGCCGAGATGGACGGAATAGGCACGCTCAAAAACGTGGTCGTCATGGCTGCCACCAATAGACCTGATATTTTAGATCCGGCATTATTAAGGCCGGGCCGTTTTGATCGAATAATCTACGTCCCACCGCCTGATTTAAAGGCGAGGATAGAAATACTGAAGGTCCATACAAGAAAGATCAAGTTAGGAGATGATGTAAATCTGGAGGAGTTAGCAAAGAAAACCGAAGGCTACACCGGCGCAGACCTTGCGGCGCTTGTAAGAGAGGCGGCAATGCTCGCCCTAAGAGAAACCATAAAAGAGAAAACGCCAAAGGCAAAACCAGTCTCATGGAAGCACTTCGAAGAAGCGCTAAAAAGAATACCACCATCGCTCACCCCAGAGGATATAAGACGTTACGAGGAAATGGCGAAAAGAATTAAACGTGCTGTTGTTGGTCTATAA
- the hsp20 gene encoding archaeal heat shock protein Hsp20: MSIFDEFEKFMRRWQKFFEEIERQIEEDFRRFSSQVGGGRPRYYYYGFEITVGPDGRPVVREFGNVRRRPDVERIEVVDEIDPLTDIVEEDDKIKVVVDMPGVEKEDIKLYISEDGKTLTIDARGKERKYHKEIRLPAAVDPNKAKATYKNGVLSVELEKVEKKKRGFEIKID, translated from the coding sequence ATGTCGATTTTTGATGAATTTGAGAAATTCATGAGGAGATGGCAGAAATTCTTTGAAGAGATAGAGAGACAAATAGAGGAAGACTTTAGAAGATTTTCTTCACAAGTTGGCGGTGGGAGACCACGCTACTATTACTATGGCTTTGAAATTACTGTGGGACCCGACGGAAGACCCGTAGTTAGAGAATTTGGAAATGTAAGGAGAAGACCTGATGTCGAACGTATAGAGGTCGTAGATGAGATTGATCCGCTTACGGACATAGTAGAGGAGGACGACAAGATAAAGGTTGTTGTAGACATGCCAGGGGTAGAGAAGGAGGATATAAAGCTCTACATAAGCGAAGACGGGAAGACGTTAACAATAGACGCTAGGGGTAAGGAGAGGAAGTACCATAAGGAGATCAGGTTGCCAGCCGCCGTAGATCCAAACAAGGCCAAGGCGACGTATAAAAACGGTGTTCTCTCCGTAGAGCTAGAGAAGGTAGAGAAGAAAAAAAGAGGGTTTGAGATAAAGATCGACTAA
- a CDS encoding DUF2258 domain-containing protein, with protein MAAWKLEENIQRDLEKAQENVELYGGHVVKAPNRYEIRTGVVVAARFADKLRRTAFAVFGGVLPREEIVRATSELNKKIYEKLISMGVGKLDIVRITVEAIIEGGKLTFGEPKIEWFIPHSEVEKRVVECERRINEIKQKIETLLRELP; from the coding sequence ATGGCAGCTTGGAAGCTAGAGGAGAACATACAGAGAGACCTTGAAAAAGCGCAGGAAAATGTTGAGTTATACGGCGGACATGTGGTCAAGGCGCCAAATAGGTATGAAATTAGAACCGGCGTAGTTGTGGCGGCTAGGTTTGCAGATAAACTAAGACGGACTGCTTTCGCAGTATTTGGGGGTGTACTACCGCGGGAGGAGATAGTGAGGGCAACCTCTGAGCTCAATAAGAAGATCTACGAGAAGCTTATTTCCATGGGCGTTGGAAAACTTGATATTGTACGTATAACAGTAGAGGCTATAATAGAAGGCGGAAAGTTAACGTTTGGAGAGCCTAAGATAGAGTGGTTTATACCCCACTCGGAGGTTGAAAAGAGAGTTGTAGAGTGTGAAAGAAGAATAAATGAGATTAAGCAAAAAATCGAAACATTGCTAAGAGAGCTACCTTAG